From a single Oceanobacillus kimchii X50 genomic region:
- a CDS encoding YjcZ family sporulation protein: MGYGYGGYGCGGGGSYGNGFALIVVLFILLVIVGAAFYC, from the coding sequence ATGGGCTATGGATACGGCGGATACGGCTGTGGCGGTGGCGGTAGCTACGGTAATGGTTTTGCATTGATTGTAGTGCTTTTTATCTTGTTGGTAATTGTAGGTGCTGCATTTTACTGCTAA
- a CDS encoding N-acetyldiaminopimelate deacetylase: protein MMLNLQQIRRDLHQIPELGFQELKTQTYLLERINEIAKDNVEIKQWKTGILVYVHGKSPTRKIGFRADIDGLPILEQTNLPYASLHEGRMHACGHDLHMTISLGAMEKVIQDPIDDDVIFVFQPAEEGPGGARPMLESEEFQQWKPDMIFALHISPELPIGTVSSKPGLLFANTSELFIDFEGVGGHAAYPHLTKDMTVAASNFVVQLQQIVSRGLNPLDGSVITIGKMESGYVQNAIAETARLEGTIRSTDAESIDMIKSKLNRLMKGFEISYDCSIKVDYGANYYQVVNNATYVQQFKDVITQKQNIAYQQASAAMTGEDFGDMLKEIPGFMFWLGVDSSYGLHNARLNPKEEAIGVGVNAVISMIQSF, encoded by the coding sequence ATGATGTTAAATTTACAACAAATTCGAAGGGATTTACATCAAATACCAGAATTAGGCTTTCAGGAATTAAAAACGCAAACGTATCTTTTAGAACGAATTAATGAAATTGCTAAAGATAATGTTGAAATAAAACAATGGAAAACCGGAATTCTTGTATACGTTCACGGTAAATCTCCAACTAGAAAAATTGGTTTTCGTGCAGATATAGACGGATTGCCAATTTTAGAGCAAACGAATCTACCTTATGCATCATTGCATGAAGGAAGGATGCATGCTTGCGGACATGATTTACACATGACGATTTCGCTAGGGGCGATGGAAAAAGTCATTCAAGATCCAATTGATGATGATGTTATTTTTGTGTTCCAACCTGCAGAAGAAGGCCCCGGTGGAGCTAGGCCAATGCTAGAATCTGAGGAATTTCAACAATGGAAACCAGATATGATTTTTGCATTGCATATTTCTCCTGAACTTCCTATAGGAACTGTTTCTTCTAAACCTGGTTTATTATTTGCGAATACAAGTGAATTATTTATCGATTTTGAAGGTGTAGGTGGACATGCGGCATATCCCCATTTAACAAAAGATATGACGGTTGCTGCTAGTAATTTTGTTGTACAATTACAACAAATAGTCTCCAGGGGACTAAATCCACTTGATGGGTCTGTAATTACGATAGGAAAAATGGAAAGTGGATATGTTCAAAATGCTATTGCAGAAACTGCTCGTTTAGAAGGAACTATAAGATCAACGGATGCAGAATCAATAGATATGATTAAGAGTAAATTAAACCGTTTAATGAAAGGTTTTGAAATTAGCTATGATTGTTCTATTAAAGTAGATTATGGTGCTAATTATTACCAAGTAGTAAACAATGCTACCTATGTGCAGCAATTTAAAGATGTAATAACTCAAAAACAAAACATTGCTTATCAACAGGCTAGTGCTGCAATGACAGGTGAAGACTTTGGAGACATGTTAAAAGAGATTCCAGGTTTTATGTTTTGGTTAGGAGTAGATTCTTCTTATGGATTGCATAATGCAAGGTTAAATCCAAAGGAAGAGGCAATTGGAGTCGGTGTGAATGCTGTGATTTCAATGATTCAATCTTTTTGA
- a CDS encoding YkyB family protein — protein sequence MSDDVSVHKLAQALFSINKHAKTAPEPKHLYQIKKKAIHQLLKEKKARKIGLHFSDHPKLSSQHSTLLVKVDHYFFHIPPTKEDFKTLEHLGSLDQTYRNPHTKMPLSQAKKLVYQYIGWKPEKKNPSQTRRYQSNYYTPSSLGKMEWPPTKSKRF from the coding sequence ATGTCCGACGATGTATCCGTGCATAAACTTGCACAAGCATTATTTTCTATAAATAAACACGCAAAAACCGCTCCAGAGCCAAAGCACTTATACCAAATTAAAAAGAAAGCAATCCATCAATTATTAAAAGAAAAAAAAGCCAGAAAAATTGGATTGCATTTTTCTGACCATCCAAAACTTAGTAGCCAACATTCTACATTACTAGTAAAAGTAGACCACTACTTCTTTCATATCCCTCCAACGAAGGAAGATTTTAAAACTTTGGAGCATTTGGGTTCATTAGATCAAACATACCGAAATCCTCATACAAAGATGCCACTTTCTCAAGCAAAAAAACTAGTTTATCAATATATTGGTTGGAAACCAGAAAAAAAGAATCCTTCTCAAACAAGAAGATATCAATCGAATTATTATACCCCTTCTTCTTTAGGTAAAATGGAATGGCCACCAACTAAATCAAAACGTTTTTAA
- the dapD gene encoding 2,3,4,5-tetrahydropyridine-2,6-dicarboxylate N-acetyltransferase: MMDANEIIQFISDSKKSTPVKVYVKGELDKLSVTNSIKTFVDSKSGTLFGEWKDIQAYIEENKSLIEDYVVENDRRNSAIPMLDMKNINARIEPGAIIRDQVEIGDGAVIMMGASINIGSVIGEGTMIDMNAVLGGRATVGKNCHIGAGSVLAGVIEPPSAKPVIVEDDVVIGANVVVLEGITVGKGSIVAAGSIVTKDVAPNTLVGGTPAKVLKEIDEQTKSKTEIKQELRKLDN; the protein is encoded by the coding sequence ATGATGGATGCTAATGAAATTATACAATTTATATCAGATAGTAAAAAAAGTACACCTGTTAAGGTATATGTAAAGGGTGAATTAGACAAGCTTTCAGTGACTAATTCAATAAAAACGTTTGTTGATTCTAAAAGTGGAACATTATTTGGTGAGTGGAAAGATATTCAAGCATACATAGAAGAAAACAAATCATTAATTGAAGACTATGTCGTTGAAAATGATCGTAGAAATTCAGCTATTCCAATGCTTGATATGAAAAATATCAATGCTCGTATTGAACCTGGTGCTATCATTCGTGATCAAGTAGAGATTGGTGATGGGGCTGTTATTATGATGGGAGCTTCGATTAACATCGGATCTGTTATTGGAGAAGGAACAATGATTGATATGAATGCAGTGTTAGGCGGTAGAGCAACTGTAGGAAAGAATTGTCATATTGGAGCAGGTTCCGTTCTTGCAGGTGTAATCGAACCACCTTCTGCTAAGCCAGTAATTGTAGAAGATGACGTAGTAATTGGAGCTAACGTTGTTGTTTTAGAAGGGATTACTGTTGGAAAAGGATCTATTGTGGCAGCTGGTTCAATCGTCACAAAAGATGTTGCTCCTAATACGCTTGTTGGTGGTACACCAGCCAAAGTACTAAAGGAAATTGATGAACAAACAAAATCTAAAACAGAAATTAAGCAAGAACTTCGTAAATTAGATAATTAA
- a CDS encoding metallophosphoesterase, with translation MNRRTFIKRSFGSLITLVGLSGGTYFYARDIEPNLLKITEEPIHYPNIPAAFHNFKIIQFSDTHIGFHYDLDQFKELAIKINQLQPDLILFSGDLVDKPNQFYWDDRIVEILRSMNAEHGKYWIYGNHDHGGYGTEIVKDIMEAGEFILLQNESVPISKDGSYFTLAGIDDVMLGKPDLNTALQNQQENDFTILLSHEPDFADITKNYPVQVQLSGHSHGGQVRFPFIGDLYTPPYAEKYVQGKYELHQNFTLYVNSGIGTTRLPYRFLCKPELHMYELKAKR, from the coding sequence ATGAACCGAAGAACTTTTATAAAACGCTCTTTCGGGAGTTTAATAACTTTAGTTGGACTTAGTGGTGGGACATATTTTTATGCACGTGATATAGAACCAAATCTATTAAAAATCACTGAAGAACCCATTCACTATCCTAATATCCCAGCTGCCTTTCATAATTTTAAAATCATTCAATTCTCCGATACACATATCGGCTTCCATTATGATTTAGATCAGTTTAAAGAGCTTGCTATAAAAATAAATCAGCTTCAACCAGATTTAATACTATTTAGTGGCGATTTAGTTGATAAACCAAATCAATTCTATTGGGACGATCGAATCGTCGAAATCCTTCGCTCGATGAATGCAGAGCATGGGAAATATTGGATATATGGAAATCATGACCATGGAGGTTATGGTACGGAGATTGTAAAAGATATTATGGAAGCTGGAGAATTTATATTACTACAAAATGAATCTGTACCCATAAGTAAAGATGGTAGTTATTTTACTCTGGCAGGTATTGATGATGTTATGTTAGGAAAACCTGATTTAAATACGGCTTTGCAAAATCAACAAGAAAATGATTTTACTATTCTATTATCCCACGAACCAGATTTTGCCGATATCACCAAAAACTATCCTGTCCAAGTTCAATTATCTGGTCATAGTCATGGTGGTCAGGTACGTTTTCCATTTATTGGGGATCTTTATACTCCCCCCTACGCTGAAAAATATGTACAGGGAAAATATGAACTTCATCAAAATTTTACCCTTTATGTAAACAGTGGAATTGGTACTACTAGGCTTCCCTATCGATTTTTATGTAAGCCAGAACTTCACATGTATGAATTAAAGGCAAAACGATAA
- a CDS encoding DMT family transporter, protein MLNRHIILIVIGAGLWGTISWYVKQLSQFGFTSMEIVILRAWSTAIILVPFLLMTNRNQLKLKAWSDLKYFIGTGIFSIIFFNYCMFTAIELTTIPVATSLLYTAPAFVTILSWILFKEQLSLYKIIALFSTLIGTCLVAGIAGSSWQNIHITGILFGLGSGFGYALYSIFSKYALQKYSSLSVTTFTFIVAAVALIPFFPYQAKMHLLLDPAPFLLAIGLGFLPTALAYILYTYGLQFVEASKASILSTIEPVVATFIGIVVFTEPFSIIQFIGMLAIIGAVLIMQFSNKQQIRQGT, encoded by the coding sequence ATGTTAAATCGACATATAATACTCATTGTTATTGGAGCAGGACTTTGGGGTACGATTAGTTGGTATGTAAAACAATTGAGTCAATTTGGATTCACTTCGATGGAAATTGTAATATTACGGGCGTGGTCCACAGCAATTATTTTAGTACCTTTCTTATTAATGACCAATAGAAATCAATTAAAATTAAAAGCTTGGTCTGACCTTAAATATTTTATAGGTACTGGAATTTTTAGTATTATTTTCTTTAATTATTGCATGTTTACTGCCATAGAATTAACAACAATTCCAGTTGCTACTTCTTTACTTTACACAGCACCAGCTTTTGTTACTATACTGTCTTGGATTTTATTTAAAGAACAACTGTCCTTATATAAAATTATTGCTTTATTTAGTACACTAATTGGAACTTGTCTAGTTGCTGGTATTGCTGGATCTAGTTGGCAAAATATACATATAACTGGGATATTATTTGGACTAGGTTCAGGATTCGGATATGCACTATATAGTATATTTAGTAAATATGCGCTTCAAAAGTATTCAAGTTTAAGTGTTACCACCTTTACTTTTATCGTCGCAGCTGTTGCATTGATTCCATTTTTCCCATATCAAGCAAAGATGCATTTACTTTTGGATCCAGCTCCTTTCCTTCTTGCTATCGGGCTCGGTTTTCTGCCTACTGCTTTAGCCTATATCTTATATACATATGGTTTACAATTTGTAGAAGCTTCAAAAGCTTCTATATTATCAACGATTGAACCAGTTGTGGCTACATTTATAGGCATTGTAGTTTTTACGGAACCATTTTCTATTATACAATTTATAGGTATGCTCGCGATTATTGGAGCTGTCCTTATCATGCAATTTTCCAATAAACAACAAATAAGACAAGGAACCTAA
- a CDS encoding ArsR/SmtB family transcription factor, translated as MSINYLEENSIEHISQIFKALSDPTRIRILHLLFQQECSVNEIVKHLNLTQSAISHQLKYLRQLHLVKKRREKNMYFYSPDDEHVIKLLEQAIEHMKHTTKEE; from the coding sequence ATGTCTATTAACTATTTAGAAGAAAACTCAATTGAACATATTTCACAGATATTTAAAGCATTATCTGATCCTACTCGTATTCGTATTTTGCATTTACTATTCCAGCAAGAATGTTCCGTTAATGAGATTGTTAAACATTTGAATCTTACGCAATCAGCGATTTCTCATCAATTAAAATATCTAAGACAATTGCATTTAGTTAAGAAGAGGAGAGAAAAGAATATGTACTTTTATTCTCCTGACGACGAGCATGTTATTAAATTGTTAGAACAAGCTATTGAACATATGAAGCATACAACTAAGGAGGAATAA
- the lepB gene encoding signal peptidase I, whose protein sequence is MTNKKDKNEWVSGIKAIVLAIIVALFLRTFIFATSIVEGESMAPTLENGERVIFNKVVYMLDEPDRGDIVIIHQPPKNYVKRIIGLPGEEIEIKDHQLYINGDAYTQSFLSKDALYATSNFGPIIIPEENYFVMGDNRLISKDSRNGLGYIPKEDIIGKSELIIYPFNELGRTN, encoded by the coding sequence GTGACTAACAAAAAAGATAAAAATGAATGGGTCAGTGGCATAAAAGCAATTGTATTAGCTATTATTGTCGCCCTTTTTTTGCGAACGTTCATATTTGCAACCTCTATTGTAGAGGGTGAAAGCATGGCACCTACACTTGAAAACGGGGAAAGAGTTATATTTAATAAAGTAGTTTATATGCTTGATGAACCTGACCGGGGTGATATTGTAATTATTCATCAACCTCCTAAGAATTATGTAAAACGTATTATCGGATTACCTGGAGAGGAAATCGAAATAAAAGATCATCAATTATATATTAATGGAGATGCTTATACGCAATCCTTCCTCTCTAAAGATGCATTATATGCTACAAGCAACTTCGGTCCAATCATCATACCCGAAGAAAATTACTTTGTGATGGGAGATAATCGACTTATTAGTAAAGACAGCCGAAATGGACTTGGATATATACCAAAAGAAGATATCATCGGTAAATCAGAATTAATAATTTATCCTTTTAATGAACTGGGCAGAACAAATTAA
- a CDS encoding FbpB family small basic protein, translated as MRPKALDFEQLVNQNKQELLNDEESITQIELRLENKQEAIVLAERQKN; from the coding sequence ATGCGACCTAAAGCGCTAGATTTTGAGCAGCTAGTTAATCAAAATAAACAAGAACTTTTAAATGATGAAGAAAGTATAACACAAATTGAGCTTCGATTAGAAAATAAACAAGAAGCAATCGTTCTTGCTGAGAGACAAAAGAATTAA
- a CDS encoding aminotransferase A, translating to MEHLLNQQVQNIEISGIRKFFNLVSNEEDIVSLTIGQPDFYTPNSIKQASIHAIKNNQTTYTANAGVLELRKAIANYYESRYQISYHPESEIIVTSGASEAIDITLRTILEPGDEVILPAPIYPGYEPLITLSRAISIHVDTTKTNFKLTKHQLQEVITDKTKCIIIPSPSNPTGAAYTKEELDEIVSVLRDKKIFILSDEIYSEIIFDQSHVSIASYPEMKDQTIVINGLSKSHSMTGYRIGYALAPNWLSKHMLKVHQYNVSCASSISQYAALEAYKSNDNHLQLIKDTYKNRRDLVYDRLTSMGVDVQLPQGAFYMFPRFPMKNENSFEFGLTLVKQAKVALVPGSSFSQHGEGFMRLSYAYHEDVLNKGLDRIEKFLNQ from the coding sequence ATGGAACATTTATTAAATCAACAAGTACAAAACATTGAAATATCAGGAATTCGAAAGTTTTTTAACCTAGTTTCTAATGAAGAAGACATTGTTTCTTTAACCATTGGTCAACCTGACTTTTATACTCCTAATTCAATTAAACAAGCTTCTATACATGCAATTAAAAATAACCAAACAACTTATACCGCAAATGCTGGTGTTTTGGAATTACGAAAAGCGATTGCTAATTATTACGAATCTCGTTATCAGATTTCATATCATCCAGAATCTGAAATCATTGTAACTTCAGGAGCTTCAGAGGCTATTGATATTACACTCCGCACGATTTTAGAGCCTGGTGATGAAGTAATCTTACCTGCACCCATTTATCCTGGATATGAACCATTAATAACACTGTCAAGAGCAATATCAATCCATGTAGACACAACAAAAACTAATTTTAAATTAACGAAACACCAACTACAAGAAGTAATTACGGACAAGACCAAATGTATAATTATCCCTTCTCCTTCCAATCCAACTGGTGCAGCCTATACAAAGGAGGAGCTAGATGAAATCGTTTCTGTATTAAGAGATAAAAAGATATTTATACTTTCTGATGAAATTTATAGTGAAATTATTTTTGATCAATCTCATGTATCTATAGCTTCATACCCTGAGATGAAAGATCAAACAATTGTAATTAACGGCTTGTCGAAGTCGCATTCCATGACTGGCTATCGTATCGGATACGCTTTAGCACCTAATTGGTTGTCTAAGCATATGTTAAAAGTTCATCAATATAATGTTTCTTGCGCTTCCTCCATCAGTCAATACGCTGCACTAGAAGCTTATAAATCTAACGATAACCATTTACAATTAATTAAAGATACTTATAAAAATAGAAGGGATTTAGTGTATGATCGACTTACTTCAATGGGGGTTGATGTTCAACTACCACAAGGTGCGTTTTACATGTTCCCTCGTTTTCCAATGAAAAATGAAAACTCATTTGAATTTGGTTTGACATTAGTAAAACAAGCGAAAGTTGCACTTGTACCTGGAAGTAGCTTTTCACAACACGGAGAAGGCTTCATGAGATTATCATATGCCTACCACGAAGATGTATTAAATAAGGGTCTAGATCGAATAGAAAAGTTTCTAAACCAGTAA
- a CDS encoding SCO family protein: MRNLILLLLLSMVLVGCGEDYNIESTMSEKVTDFQFTNQDNEAVSLGDLEGEWWVANFIFTNCTTVCMPMTYNMSQLQEMIETENLDVQLISFSVDPENDSPEVLKEYAQNYDASFDNWSLLTGYEFETIRELSIKSFKNFIQAPPEGTDQVTHGTSFFLVSPEGEVIKNYNGIEEQSMETIVQDLNKVQ; this comes from the coding sequence ATGAGAAATTTAATATTATTACTTTTATTAAGCATGGTTCTTGTAGGTTGCGGTGAAGATTATAATATTGAATCAACGATGTCAGAAAAAGTTACTGATTTTCAATTTACCAATCAAGACAATGAAGCTGTTTCATTAGGCGATCTAGAAGGCGAATGGTGGGTTGCCAACTTTATCTTCACTAATTGTACAACGGTATGTATGCCAATGACATATAATATGTCACAGCTACAAGAAATGATTGAAACTGAAAATCTGGATGTGCAGTTAATTTCATTCAGTGTAGATCCCGAAAACGATTCCCCAGAAGTATTAAAAGAATATGCACAAAATTACGATGCCAGCTTTGATAATTGGTCATTATTAACTGGATATGAATTTGAAACAATTCGAGAATTATCGATAAAATCATTTAAAAACTTTATTCAAGCTCCTCCTGAAGGCACAGATCAAGTAACGCACGGCACCTCATTTTTCCTAGTGAGTCCGGAAGGTGAAGTAATTAAAAATTACAATGGAATAGAAGAACAGAGTATGGAAACAATTGTACAAGATCTAAATAAGGTACAATAA
- a CDS encoding cation diffusion facilitator family transporter: protein MDHNHDHSHHHHHTTNKKVLFWSFIIIFSFMIVEAVGGILTNSLALLSDAGHMLSDAAALGLTLLAFKIGEKSITANKTFGYKRFEIIAAFINGVTLILISIFIFIEAIRRFVEPPEVSGTMMIIAFIGLCVNILVAWLLMRGNAEENLNLKSALLHVMGDLLGSIGALVAGAFILLFNWHIADPIASIIVAILIIISGTRITKDSLHILMEGKPTNINIAEMRRSLLSLTGVKDVHDIHVWSITSEFPSMSCHIQVTEQTNRDQLLEEATRLLQESFRISHSTIQIEGMNISSCESCDHS, encoded by the coding sequence ATGGATCACAACCATGATCATTCCCATCATCATCACCATACAACAAATAAGAAAGTTCTTTTCTGGAGCTTTATTATTATTTTTTCATTTATGATTGTAGAGGCTGTTGGAGGCATACTCACCAATAGTCTAGCTTTATTATCTGATGCTGGGCATATGTTGAGTGATGCAGCTGCTTTAGGATTAACTCTTCTTGCATTTAAAATCGGAGAAAAGAGCATTACCGCTAATAAAACATTTGGTTATAAACGCTTTGAAATTATTGCTGCCTTTATTAATGGTGTAACGCTTATTTTGATTTCAATTTTTATTTTTATCGAAGCCATTCGACGTTTTGTTGAACCACCTGAAGTTAGTGGAACTATGATGATTATTGCCTTTATTGGTTTATGTGTTAATATACTGGTTGCTTGGCTCTTAATGAGGGGAAATGCTGAAGAGAACTTAAATTTAAAAAGCGCACTACTCCATGTAATGGGTGATTTATTAGGATCTATAGGAGCTCTGGTGGCTGGAGCCTTTATTTTACTTTTTAATTGGCATATTGCTGATCCTATTGCGAGTATTATTGTAGCAATACTAATTATTATATCCGGTACTCGTATAACTAAAGATTCGTTGCATATTTTAATGGAAGGTAAGCCAACTAATATTAATATCGCTGAAATGAGAAGAAGTTTATTGTCATTAACTGGAGTAAAAGACGTACACGACATTCATGTATGGTCTATAACTTCCGAATTTCCATCCATGAGCTGTCATATACAAGTAACAGAACAAACAAATAGAGATCAATTATTAGAAGAAGCAACAAGATTACTTCAAGAATCTTTCCGTATATCGCATAGCACTATTCAAATAGAAGGAATGAACATCTCCTCTTGTGAATCATGTGACCATTCATAA
- a CDS encoding TrkH family potassium uptake protein, with amino-acid sequence MFKKSKYQRNILNQLSPVQLLLLFYGIAVVFSTILLSLPIAHKPNVSIPFIDIMFTAVSAISVTGLSTITIVDSFSTTGIIFLAIIMQLGAVGIMAIGTLIWLVLGKRIGFKERSMIMTDQNQTHFDGMVRLIKGIIYVLLIIELIGFLILGTYFLQYFPTAKEAYLQGFFGTISAISNGGFDITGQSLILFKDDYFVQFINILLIIFGAIGFPVLIELKEYLFRKRTEKNLFHFSLFTKVTTFTFFVLIVIGALGIYLLDMNAFFKDLTWHESLFYAFFQSVTTRSGGLATMDVSLLTETNQLFMSGLMFIGASPSSAGGGIRTTTFALAIIFVFTYIRGGNSVRIFNREVYNEDLIKAVSITLFAITLVIFSTLILTAIEPFSLEEIIFEVTSAFGTVGLSLGITSELSNISKVLIMLLMFIGRIGIVTFLLIFKRKKKKAKYHFPKERIIIG; translated from the coding sequence ATGTTTAAGAAGAGTAAATATCAACGTAATATACTAAATCAATTATCACCGGTACAATTACTATTACTGTTTTATGGTATTGCAGTCGTTTTTTCAACGATCCTTTTATCTTTACCAATTGCTCACAAACCGAATGTGAGTATACCATTTATCGATATCATGTTTACAGCTGTTAGTGCAATTAGTGTAACGGGTTTAAGTACAATAACCATAGTGGATAGTTTTAGTACAACCGGAATTATATTTTTAGCAATCATCATGCAGCTTGGTGCAGTAGGTATTATGGCGATTGGAACATTAATATGGTTAGTATTAGGGAAACGAATAGGGTTCAAAGAACGCAGTATGATAATGACTGATCAAAATCAAACTCATTTTGATGGTATGGTTAGGTTAATCAAAGGAATTATTTATGTATTACTAATCATTGAATTGATTGGATTTTTAATCTTGGGGACCTATTTTTTACAATATTTTCCTACTGCTAAAGAGGCCTATTTACAAGGTTTTTTTGGAACAATTAGTGCTATCTCTAATGGTGGTTTCGATATAACTGGACAATCGTTGATTCTTTTTAAGGATGATTATTTTGTACAATTTATTAATATCTTATTGATTATATTTGGAGCAATTGGTTTTCCTGTATTAATTGAGTTGAAAGAGTATCTTTTCCGTAAAAGGACTGAAAAAAATTTATTTCACTTTAGTTTATTTACGAAGGTAACTACATTTACTTTTTTTGTACTTATTGTGATCGGTGCTCTTGGAATTTATTTATTAGATATGAATGCATTCTTTAAAGATTTGACGTGGCATGAGAGTTTATTTTACGCATTTTTTCAATCCGTGACAACTAGAAGCGGTGGCTTGGCAACAATGGATGTTAGCTTACTTACAGAGACAAATCAATTGTTTATGTCTGGGTTAATGTTTATTGGGGCCTCACCGAGTAGTGCCGGAGGCGGGATACGTACTACAACTTTTGCTTTAGCTATTATCTTTGTCTTTACATATATTAGAGGAGGAAATAGTGTACGTATTTTTAATCGAGAAGTATATAATGAAGATTTAATAAAAGCAGTTTCAATCACATTATTCGCTATTACATTGGTTATTTTTTCAACATTGATTTTGACTGCCATAGAGCCTTTTTCATTAGAAGAAATTATTTTTGAGGTAACTTCTGCTTTTGGAACAGTTGGGCTATCACTAGGTATCACAAGTGAATTATCAAATATAAGTAAGGTTCTAATCATGTTATTAATGTTTATAGGTCGAATTGGAATTGTTACATTTTTACTTATTTTTAAGCGGAAAAAGAAGAAAGCCAAATATCATTTTCCGAAAGAAAGAATTATAATTGGTTAA
- a CDS encoding YwpF-like family protein codes for MKTFKLRKLEILEHDKQMDPYEIKLLDGLIINREDEHDQWLVEAYIDKAYEDYFIEKQNQEIMIQATITKDTNEPATFITNIQSINKIGNQINVLLLGKIVDKGKSIVEDLLTKLVKEGYEGLELIREFKKSF; via the coding sequence ATGAAAACATTTAAACTACGCAAACTTGAAATACTTGAGCACGATAAACAAATGGATCCATATGAAATAAAATTACTAGATGGATTAATTATTAATAGAGAAGATGAACATGATCAATGGCTAGTAGAAGCTTATATTGATAAAGCTTATGAGGATTATTTCATAGAGAAACAAAACCAAGAAATAATGATACAAGCCACTATTACAAAGGATACGAATGAACCAGCAACTTTTATTACCAATATACAATCAATTAATAAAATTGGTAATCAAATTAATGTATTATTGTTAGGAAAGATTGTTGATAAAGGAAAAAGTATTGTAGAGGACTTATTAACAAAGTTAGTGAAAGAAGGTTACGAAGGCCTGGAGCTTATTCGTGAATTTAAAAAGAGTTTTTAA
- the cbpB gene encoding cyclic-di-AMP-binding protein CbpB, with the protein MSTIQETQLSDLLISDYFVPSEKVAHVQINNPLEHALLVLVKSGYAAVPVLDSSYKFVGIIGKTVILNETLGLEKFEMERLAEIKVEEVMNTDVPTLTRDHTILDGLNAVINHAFICIVDNEGYFDGILTRRAILKQVKKNIYINAYKK; encoded by the coding sequence TTGAGTACGATTCAGGAAACCCAATTATCTGACTTGTTAATTAGTGATTATTTTGTTCCTTCAGAAAAAGTTGCCCATGTACAGATAAATAATCCATTAGAGCATGCTTTATTAGTATTAGTAAAATCAGGCTATGCAGCGGTACCGGTTCTTGATTCCTCGTATAAATTTGTAGGAATTATAGGGAAAACAGTCATTTTAAATGAAACATTAGGTCTAGAGAAATTTGAAATGGAAAGACTTGCTGAAATAAAGGTCGAAGAAGTAATGAACACAGATGTACCAACATTAACAAGGGATCATACGATACTAGATGGTTTAAATGCAGTAATTAATCATGCGTTTATATGTATTGTAGATAATGAAGGTTATTTTGATGGAATACTAACTAGAAGGGCAATTCTAAAACAAGTAAAGAAAAACATATATATAAATGCTTATAAAAAATAA
- a CDS encoding YkuS family protein, translating into MARIAVESTLTDVKQALSEMGHDVVDLRTEQDASNCDCCVVSGQDNNVMGIQTTSIAGPVINADGQSANQICDMVDQKLS; encoded by the coding sequence ATGGCTCGAATTGCAGTAGAATCTACCTTAACAGATGTAAAGCAAGCTTTATCTGAAATGGGACATGATGTAGTAGATCTTCGTACAGAACAAGATGCATCAAATTGTGATTGTTGTGTTGTATCTGGTCAAGATAATAATGTTATGGGGATACAAACAACGAGTATTGCTGGCCCTGTGATTAATGCTGATGGTCAAAGTGCCAATCAAATTTGTGACATGGTAGACCAAAAGTTATCATAA